From Desulfobacterales bacterium, the proteins below share one genomic window:
- a CDS encoding polynucleotide 5'-hydroxyl-kinase translates to MPIHRLDEEKLTEGISVPPEWEGLDLSRMSGLIMLVGGVDTGKTTLFRYLLSSSIAMHGKAAALDADPGQSRLGPPTTISLGMFEGLRNQEIRQRIRHWFVGATTPAGHMLQMLSGCGRLLQKAREISDGLIIMDTSGLVDPEKGGVRLKLSKIDLLQPSVLIVLQKERELESWIRPLRIGKRVSVIDMPAAPAVRERDYMERQSYRENSFRRYFKRAVLQDFYWPGYGVFPYPRFDKDRLLAFEDKNGFTLGLGIVQGVNIPARTVTVFSPLTENLAGQAASIQIGDVVLDPATFQHALTYPAGKKF, encoded by the coding sequence GATCATGCTCGTGGGGGGTGTGGATACCGGAAAGACCACCCTTTTTCGGTATCTCCTGAGCAGCTCCATTGCAATGCACGGAAAAGCTGCGGCCCTGGATGCGGATCCGGGTCAGAGCCGCCTGGGACCGCCGACCACCATCAGCCTGGGGATGTTTGAAGGTTTGCGCAACCAGGAAATCAGGCAGCGCATCCGGCATTGGTTCGTGGGCGCCACCACCCCGGCCGGGCATATGCTTCAGATGCTTTCCGGCTGCGGCCGCCTGCTTCAAAAAGCCCGGGAAATCTCCGACGGATTGATCATCATGGACACCTCGGGGCTGGTCGATCCGGAAAAAGGCGGGGTGCGGCTGAAACTTTCAAAAATTGACCTCTTGCAGCCTTCGGTTTTGATTGTTCTGCAAAAAGAAAGGGAACTTGAATCATGGATACGGCCGCTTCGCATTGGAAAGCGCGTTTCGGTGATTGACATGCCGGCTGCACCGGCGGTTCGCGAGCGGGATTATATGGAGCGGCAGAGTTATCGGGAAAATAGTTTTCGCCGGTATTTTAAGCGGGCCGTACTTCAAGATTTTTATTGGCCCGGCTACGGGGTATTCCCGTATCCCCGGTTTGATAAGGACCGGCTGCTCGCTTTTGAGGATAAAAACGGATTCACCCTTGGTCTGGGAATTGTTCAGGGGGTTAATATCCCTGCGCGGACCGTGACCGTTTTTTCTCCCTTAACCGAAAATCTCGCGGGGCAAGCAGCCAGCATTCAGATCGGGGACGTTGTGCTTGATCCCGCAACATTTCAGCATGCGCTGACCTATCCGGCCGGCAAAAAATTTTAA
- a CDS encoding radical SAM protein has translation MRYEGPIYRPPSEADSLLIQATAGCPHNRCTFCMVYKNGPRFRVRPLADIQEDLDEAKRRYGEGVRRIFLPAGNTIAMKTDQLCRVCEYARMLFPALESITVYGSSRFIFQKGPDDMKRLAAAGLTRIHVGLESGDDETLKHIKKGTTKKEQIAAGRYVTEAGMELSEYVMLGIAGTGRSREHAIETADALNAINPHFIRLRTFVPKINTPLLEEIQEGAFEMPGPHGVLAETARIIENLTVSSNLASDHYTNYINLEGRLPEDRARFLEILAAALKRDESEFRPFFIGTQ, from the coding sequence ATGCGGTATGAGGGACCGATATACCGGCCGCCCAGCGAGGCGGATTCGCTGCTGATCCAGGCCACTGCGGGCTGTCCGCACAACCGGTGCACCTTCTGCATGGTGTATAAAAACGGACCGCGGTTCAGGGTCCGGCCGTTGGCAGATATTCAAGAGGATCTGGATGAAGCCAAAAGGCGCTATGGCGAAGGCGTTCGACGCATTTTTCTGCCGGCGGGAAACACCATTGCCATGAAAACCGATCAGCTTTGCCGGGTCTGCGAATATGCCCGCATGCTTTTTCCGGCGCTGGAGAGCATCACGGTCTACGGCTCATCCCGGTTTATTTTTCAGAAAGGGCCGGATGATATGAAGCGGCTGGCCGCCGCGGGGCTTACAAGAATCCATGTGGGGCTTGAATCCGGGGATGATGAAACCCTTAAGCACATTAAAAAAGGGACCACCAAAAAGGAGCAGATCGCGGCGGGGCGATATGTGACAGAGGCCGGCATGGAGCTCAGCGAATACGTAATGCTTGGCATCGCCGGCACCGGGCGCTCCCGCGAGCACGCCATAGAAACCGCGGATGCCTTAAATGCCATCAATCCCCATTTTATCCGGCTTCGGACGTTTGTCCCCAAAATCAACACCCCGCTGTTGGAGGAAATCCAGGAGGGCGCATTTGAAATGCCGGGGCCGCACGGCGTATTGGCGGAAACCGCCCGAATCATCGAAAACCTGACGGTTTCCTCAAACCTGGCCAGTGATCATTATACGAATTATATCAATCTCGAAGGCCGGCTGCCCGAAGACCGGGCGCGTTTTCTCGAAATCCTGGCAGCGGCCCTTAAACGCGATGAATCCGAATTCCGGCCGTTTTTTATCGGCACCCAGTAA
- a CDS encoding Hpt domain-containing protein, which yields MDLARLFADTSNAELESLKSAISANARAEASAIAHSLKGAALNMKLEEFSEIAGEIETAIRNSQWQAADQLIRKFCALLEEFIWAIR from the coding sequence ATGGACCTGGCCCGTTTGTTTGCTGATACCAGCAACGCCGAGCTGGAAAGTTTGAAATCGGCAATTTCGGCTAATGCCCGCGCGGAGGCATCGGCTATTGCCCATTCCTTAAAAGGGGCGGCATTGAATATGAAGCTGGAGGAATTTTCAGAAATTGCCGGTGAAATTGAAACGGCCATTAGAAACAGCCAGTGGCAGGCGGCGGATCAGTTAATCCGTAAATTTTGCGCATTACTTGAGGAGTTTATTTGGGCGATCAGGTGA
- a CDS encoding selenium metabolism-associated LysR family transcriptional regulator, with protein MDLWHLTIFKKVVDTKGFSSAARAINLTQPTVSSHIKELENHFNCQLVDRIGRATVPTKAGEHLYTYATKLLTLYEETESAMAEFLGNIRGRLSIGGSTIPAGYILPRIIGAFLGQHGNVQIALNSGDTEQIIQDVLEYRLELGIVGARSDHRRIAQTELVSDNMRLIVPADHKWAAKTRIEMDQLFDEPFIIREKGSGTLKSLEKSLARAGRTPSALNVVAEFGSTASVIQGIKNRVGVSVISQIAVADDLNAGTLKALSVKGLDLSRYFYLTRHRNRTPSPLCDAFIKFIKSQYGKL; from the coding sequence ATGGATTTATGGCATCTAACCATATTTAAAAAGGTTGTGGACACAAAAGGCTTTTCCAGTGCCGCCCGGGCCATCAACCTGACCCAGCCAACCGTCAGCAGTCATATCAAAGAGCTTGAAAATCATTTCAACTGTCAGCTGGTCGATCGCATCGGGCGGGCCACGGTGCCGACAAAAGCCGGGGAGCACCTATACACCTATGCCACCAAACTTTTAACCCTTTATGAGGAAACCGAATCCGCAATGGCCGAATTTCTCGGAAACATCCGGGGGCGGCTTTCCATCGGCGGCAGCACCATTCCGGCCGGCTATATTCTGCCCAGAATAATCGGGGCCTTTCTCGGGCAGCATGGAAATGTTCAGATCGCCTTAAACAGCGGGGATACCGAACAGATCATTCAGGACGTGCTCGAATACCGGCTTGAACTGGGCATTGTGGGCGCCCGCTCGGACCACAGACGGATTGCCCAGACCGAGCTGGTAAGTGATAACATGCGCCTGATTGTGCCGGCGGATCACAAATGGGCCGCAAAAACCCGTATCGAAATGGATCAGCTCTTTGATGAGCCGTTTATTATCCGGGAAAAAGGCTCCGGCACGTTAAAGTCGCTGGAAAAAAGCCTGGCCAGGGCCGGCCGCACCCCGAGCGCCTTAAACGTGGTGGCGGAATTCGGGAGCACGGCCTCGGTTATACAGGGCATCAAAAACCGGGTGGGGGTTTCTGTGATTTCGCAGATTGCCGTGGCGGATGACTTGAATGCCGGCACGCTGAAGGCGCTTTCCGTCAAGGGGCTGGATCTCTCCCGGTACTTTTATCTCACCCGGCACCGCAACCGGACCCCGTCGCCCTTGTGTGACGCGTTTATTAAGTTTATTAAGTCCCAATACGGAAAGCTTTAA
- a CDS encoding PAS domain S-box protein, with the protein METSKCPVSGLPVSNPQYFAGQQPGSNFTMALATLGDRIILIKTTGYMRSEDEDEFLTFFDAYQKTYFQGKNDLFVIEDFAEIEGADAEARKKYVAYFKNSPFLLGGIIYQLSPLFRISFNLARRFQVYKKELYAENTYADAVARALEVFDQSGVAHGVPTDRPPFSQPPLKSALSELSTRFHRLLSKLRRWRLSCLFFLNRSFARHYSEALLKYIAAINWDNQGDDLEIPQPYNNPEIRQVFDAIGFIKSEVDRLIQERLQAEQELKEREARYRQLVEHARAGIFEFDFATRRILSLNEALLEITEYSKDEMLAMNPLDLMTEDSREVYENRFQTLAAGGTIGSDMVYQMIAKSGEYKWVLLNTRIIFSDGRPEKASVLLSDITEMKRIEAQLLEYQAKLQGLSIQLSKTQETERRKLASRLHDSVSQELFVAQLQLNTVAGHAADSNQQKALNQIRDQIQKIVKDTKTLTFDLSPPILYDYGLKEAIEALGRSMENAHGISVHTRFSGEIDRSDMDRNIILYRSISELFSNTLKHAGANTIFISMDHQDGLLQVDFRDNGIGFDGDHIKTPAQGDDGFGLFDIREKLQHMGGILEIETAPNAGTRVLMRLPLPACPAEKARARF; encoded by the coding sequence ATGGAAACATCTAAATGTCCGGTTTCCGGGCTGCCGGTTAGTAATCCCCAATACTTTGCCGGGCAGCAGCCGGGAAGCAATTTTACAATGGCGTTAGCCACCCTGGGCGACCGGATCATTCTGATTAAAACCACCGGCTATATGCGCTCGGAAGATGAAGATGAGTTTCTGACTTTTTTCGATGCCTATCAGAAAACTTATTTCCAGGGAAAAAATGATCTATTCGTCATTGAGGATTTTGCGGAAATTGAGGGGGCGGATGCTGAAGCAAGAAAAAAATATGTGGCTTATTTCAAAAACAGTCCTTTTTTGCTCGGGGGAATTATTTATCAACTTTCCCCTCTGTTCCGGATCAGCTTTAATCTGGCCAGGCGATTCCAAGTCTACAAAAAAGAATTGTATGCTGAGAACACCTATGCCGACGCGGTTGCGCGGGCTTTAGAAGTTTTTGATCAGAGTGGCGTGGCGCATGGGGTTCCGACCGACAGGCCGCCATTTTCGCAGCCGCCTTTAAAATCTGCTCTTTCAGAACTAAGCACCAGATTTCATCGCCTTCTATCCAAACTCAGACGATGGCGGCTCTCCTGCCTCTTTTTTTTAAATCGCTCCTTTGCCCGGCATTATTCCGAGGCCCTGCTCAAATATATTGCCGCCATTAATTGGGATAACCAAGGGGATGATTTGGAAATTCCCCAACCCTATAATAACCCTGAAATCCGGCAGGTATTTGATGCCATCGGGTTCATCAAATCCGAAGTCGACCGGCTGATCCAGGAGCGCCTTCAGGCGGAGCAGGAGCTAAAGGAAAGGGAGGCGCGCTACCGGCAGCTGGTGGAGCATGCCCGGGCCGGCATTTTTGAGTTTGATTTTGCCACCCGGCGGATTCTTTCTTTAAATGAGGCCCTGCTTGAGATTACCGAATATTCAAAGGATGAAATGCTCGCCATGAACCCGCTGGATCTGATGACCGAGGACAGCCGAGAGGTCTATGAAAATCGATTCCAAACACTGGCTGCCGGCGGGACGATAGGCTCTGATATGGTCTATCAGATGATTGCCAAATCCGGCGAATATAAGTGGGTGTTGCTTAATACCCGGATCATTTTTAGTGACGGGCGGCCGGAAAAGGCGAGTGTGCTATTAAGCGATATCACTGAAATGAAGCGGATTGAAGCCCAACTCCTGGAGTATCAGGCCAAGCTTCAAGGGCTCTCCATCCAGCTCTCCAAGACCCAGGAGACCGAGCGCCGGAAGCTGGCCTCCCGGCTGCATGACAGCGTCAGCCAGGAGCTTTTTGTGGCGCAGCTGCAGTTAAATACCGTGGCCGGACATGCGGCGGACAGTAATCAGCAAAAAGCACTGAATCAAATCCGGGACCAGATTCAGAAAATCGTTAAGGATACCAAAACCCTGACATTTGATTTGAGCCCGCCGATTTTATATGATTACGGGCTGAAGGAAGCCATCGAGGCGCTGGGCCGATCAATGGAAAACGCGCACGGCATATCCGTGCATACCCGGTTTTCCGGGGAAATTGACCGCTCTGATATGGACCGAAATATTATCCTTTACCGCAGTATCAGTGAATTGTTCAGCAACACCCTGAAGCATGCCGGCGCGAATACGATTTTTATTTCAATGGATCATCAGGACGGGCTGCTGCAGGTTGATTTCAGGGACAACGGCATTGGTTTTGATGGGGATCATATAAAAACCCCTGCCCAGGGGGATGATGGATTCGGCTTGTTTGATATCCGGGAAAAGCTGCAGCATATGGGCGGTATTCTGGAAATTGAAACCGCCCCCAACGCCGGGACCCGTGTCCTGATGCGGCTGCCATTGCCGGCTTGTCCGGCTGAAAAAGCCCGGGCGAGATTTTAA
- a CDS encoding DUF4388 domain-containing protein, which translates to MTIKGNLETFYLTSLLQMLNYDQKTGKLTIKSDTNEVQIYLHEGDVVFATETQKTNRLGDLLKNKGMISQQVLNECLAFSRKNKQGLGKTLVQQGHISLEKLNAFLLKQAENTIYNVFLWTHGEFEYQDEDLNLKGVVGNKLNTMNLLLEASRRVDEIEIFKKQIPNEAGIIKIAGNTDQSGGDIKLNPDEWRILSLIDGKSTVRQIIDKSGLDDFTAYKHLNSLIASGRVEVSQPKSKNELAEEAVSQLSRVDSRQFRAALDDLGLKRSSILRIALTRIFRDAADEAQIQAAAKEEAGKITDPKESAALYRLTEENPVPFMQEMIELLWHTVNKK; encoded by the coding sequence ATGACAATAAAGGGCAACCTGGAAACATTCTACCTGACCTCTCTTTTGCAGATGCTCAATTATGATCAAAAGACGGGGAAACTAACGATCAAGTCCGATACCAATGAGGTTCAGATATATCTGCACGAAGGGGATGTCGTATTTGCCACGGAGACCCAAAAAACCAATCGACTGGGCGATCTGCTAAAAAACAAAGGCATGATCTCGCAGCAGGTCCTCAATGAATGCCTGGCGTTCAGCCGCAAGAACAAACAGGGGTTGGGCAAAACCCTGGTTCAGCAGGGCCACATCTCCCTTGAAAAGCTAAACGCCTTTCTTTTAAAACAGGCAGAAAACACGATCTATAATGTGTTCCTATGGACTCATGGGGAATTTGAATACCAGGACGAGGATCTAAACCTGAAAGGCGTGGTGGGAAACAAATTAAACACCATGAACCTGCTGCTGGAGGCATCCCGGCGGGTTGATGAAATTGAAATTTTCAAGAAACAGATTCCCAATGAAGCCGGCATCATAAAAATTGCCGGCAATACGGATCAGAGCGGGGGCGATATCAAGCTGAATCCGGATGAGTGGCGCATTCTGTCCCTGATTGACGGAAAATCCACCGTTCGGCAAATAATTGACAAAAGCGGACTTGATGACTTTACCGCCTACAAGCATTTGAATTCGTTGATCGCCTCGGGAAGGGTTGAGGTCAGCCAGCCCAAATCAAAAAACGAACTGGCCGAAGAAGCGGTCAGCCAGCTAAGCCGGGTTGACTCCCGGCAATTCAGAGCGGCGCTTGATGATCTGGGGCTTAAGCGCTCCAGTATTCTGCGGATCGCCCTTACCCGAATTTTCCGCGATGCGGCGGATGAAGCGCAGATCCAGGCGGCAGCCAAAGAAGAAGCCGGAAAAATTACCGATCCCAAAGAAAGCGCCGCTTTATACAGGCTCACCGAAGAAAACCCCGTGCCGTTTATGCAGGAGATGATCGAGCTGCTGTGGCATACAGTAAATAAGAAATGA
- a CDS encoding PAS domain-containing sensor histidine kinase — protein sequence MTAEHCPVTGLPVSCPEVPVSRRAGSSYRVEMAKLGERIFLVKATGYVRAVDITDSLSLIDRFLSENFNSEKNVVLIEDYSDVNGAETDARKQYVDYFKDHRQILAGVLYNMPPLFKISYHLATRLQFFDAPLYAVSDYSQAISVAMQIIDQAPLGSPPPSGKSAFSVTIPNRFSIYATLPDFSKALAAGIKNKFKAVSLRLLSRFNQALTRQYAERLLDYIQSIDWQHEGVLPAAGSKSKSGDQSINQVFEAIGYVKFEIDRLINEKMAAEQELKASEQRYRQVVEHAKAAIMEIDIKTGRMESFNDVLSDITGYTREEIMSMTVFDMMTEESRKNYTVRYNRLLAGESISPDVIYQVITKSGDMRWVLLNTSRTYLAGEPHRTNVVLSDITEMKRIEAKLLEYQAKLKSLSIQLSKTQENERRMLASRLHDSVSQELFAAQLQLNALENKIGEAEQLQRVREIKGQIQKVIRDTKSLTFDLSPPVLYDFGLEEALTSLAGSVGTKYGIPVKTWFSGDLDKIDDEIKIILYRVLNELIQNTVKHARAKEIRISLNNAGHLITMDVEDDGIGFDGENLYTEAASYEGFGIFDIREKMQHLGGSFAIDSRPGAGTAIMVEVPIGDKLSN from the coding sequence ATGACTGCTGAGCACTGTCCGGTCACCGGATTGCCCGTCTCATGCCCGGAGGTTCCTGTCAGCCGGCGTGCGGGCAGCAGCTACCGGGTTGAGATGGCCAAACTCGGGGAGCGGATTTTTCTGGTCAAAGCGACCGGATATGTGCGCGCTGTTGATATAACGGATTCCTTATCATTAATTGACCGCTTTTTATCCGAAAATTTCAATTCTGAGAAAAATGTGGTTTTAATTGAGGATTATTCGGATGTGAACGGGGCGGAAACCGACGCCAGGAAACAGTACGTTGACTATTTCAAGGATCACCGTCAGATTCTGGCCGGCGTTCTTTACAATATGCCCCCGCTGTTTAAAATCAGTTATCATCTGGCCACGCGGCTGCAGTTTTTCGATGCCCCGCTTTATGCGGTTTCTGATTATTCCCAGGCCATCAGCGTGGCCATGCAGATCATCGATCAGGCCCCTTTGGGGTCGCCGCCGCCTTCCGGTAAAAGCGCCTTTTCAGTAACCATTCCGAACCGGTTTTCCATTTACGCGACCCTTCCGGATTTTTCAAAAGCGCTTGCCGCCGGGATTAAAAATAAATTTAAGGCGGTTTCCCTGAGGCTGCTCAGTCGTTTCAACCAGGCGCTCACCCGGCAATACGCGGAGCGCCTGCTTGACTATATTCAATCAATTGATTGGCAGCATGAGGGGGTATTGCCGGCTGCGGGCTCAAAATCAAAATCCGGGGATCAATCCATTAACCAGGTTTTTGAAGCGATTGGCTATGTCAAGTTTGAGATCGATCGCCTGATTAATGAAAAAATGGCCGCGGAACAGGAGTTAAAGGCCAGCGAACAGCGCTACCGCCAGGTGGTGGAGCACGCCAAAGCCGCGATCATGGAGATCGATATCAAAACCGGCAGAATGGAGAGCTTTAACGATGTCCTGTCTGATATCACCGGTTATACCCGGGAAGAGATCATGTCCATGACCGTTTTTGATATGATGACCGAAGAGAGCCGAAAAAATTATACGGTCCGCTACAACCGGCTGCTGGCCGGTGAAAGCATTTCGCCGGATGTCATCTATCAGGTGATTACCAAAAGCGGGGATATGCGATGGGTCCTGCTCAACACCAGCCGGACGTATCTGGCGGGCGAGCCGCACAGGACCAATGTTGTTTTAAGCGATATCACCGAAATGAAGCGGATTGAAGCCAAACTCCTGGAGTATCAGGCCAAGCTCAAATCCCTTTCCATCCAGCTTTCCAAAACCCAGGAAAACGAGCGGCGAATGCTGGCATCCCGGCTTCATGACAGCGTCAGCCAGGAGCTTTTTGCCGCCCAGCTTCAGCTCAACGCGCTTGAGAATAAAATAGGAGAGGCAGAACAACTGCAGCGGGTCAGGGAGATTAAGGGCCAGATTCAGAAGGTGATCAGGGATACCAAGTCCCTGACGTTTGATTTGAGTCCGCCGGTTTTATATGATTTCGGTCTTGAGGAGGCATTGACATCCCTTGCCGGATCGGTTGGGACAAAATATGGTATTCCGGTTAAGACTTGGTTTTCCGGGGACCTGGATAAAATTGACGATGAAATTAAAATTATTCTGTATCGCGTTTTAAATGAACTGATCCAAAATACGGTAAAGCATGCCCGCGCCAAGGAGATCCGGATCAGTTTGAATAATGCCGGTCATCTGATCACTATGGATGTTGAAGACGACGGGATCGGGTTTGATGGGGAGAATCTTTACACGGAGGCCGCATCCTATGAGGGGTTCGGCATTTTTGACATCCGGGAAAAAATGCAGCATCTGGGCGGAAGTTTTGCCATTGATTCCAGGCCCGGCGCCGGCACGGCGATTATGGTTGAGGTGCCAATAGGGGATAAGCTCAGCAATTAA
- a CDS encoding universal stress protein: protein MRRKILIAVDQSVHAKQAIKYAARTGGLVKNMDFVLFHVQPMISQYLVEEARSKPKARSQLEALRQKNHQASLELLENCKTRLTETGIGAERIETKTAPREAGVADDIIQMAEAGRYDTILIGRRGISAFQEFFVGSVTTNLVAHAKQIPVWLVDGMVASDHVLIAVDGSVNSLRALDHAVFILSETKEPKIELLHVKPRFGDFCEMDLGDMETDNLKQAMENADQRCLTDFQVQAMNMLKDAGFTDSQVQFRQIEKRLSPANAIVEELHKGDFGTLVIGKRGMSASQFMGRVAGTMVQKIQDRAVWIVP, encoded by the coding sequence ATGCGAAGGAAAATATTAATCGCTGTGGATCAGTCGGTTCACGCCAAGCAGGCCATAAAATACGCCGCCCGAACAGGGGGACTGGTAAAGAATATGGATTTTGTGCTGTTTCATGTGCAGCCCATGATTTCCCAGTATCTTGTCGAGGAGGCGCGATCAAAACCCAAGGCCAGGTCGCAGTTGGAAGCGCTCCGCCAGAAAAATCATCAGGCATCGCTTGAGCTTTTGGAGAATTGCAAAACCCGGTTAACCGAAACGGGTATTGGGGCGGAACGTATCGAAACAAAGACCGCGCCGCGGGAGGCGGGGGTGGCGGATGATATCATCCAGATGGCGGAGGCCGGCAGATACGATACGATTTTGATCGGAAGGCGCGGCATATCCGCATTTCAGGAGTTCTTCGTCGGCAGCGTGACGACCAATCTGGTGGCGCATGCGAAACAGATTCCGGTGTGGCTGGTGGATGGAATGGTCGCTTCCGACCATGTGCTGATTGCCGTGGACGGGTCGGTCAATTCCCTGCGCGCCCTGGACCATGCGGTGTTTATTTTGTCCGAAACTAAAGAGCCAAAAATTGAGCTTCTGCATGTAAAACCGCGTTTTGGCGATTTCTGTGAGATGGATCTCGGCGATATGGAAACGGATAATCTCAAACAGGCCATGGAAAATGCCGATCAGCGATGCTTGACCGACTTTCAGGTTCAGGCGATGAATATGCTGAAAGATGCCGGCTTTACGGATTCGCAGGTCCAATTCCGGCAGATTGAAAAACGTCTTTCCCCGGCCAACGCCATCGTCGAAGAACTGCATAAAGGCGATTTCGGAACGCTAGTGATCGGCAAGCGGGGGATGAGTGCCAGTCAATTCATGGGCCGGGTGGCCGGGACGATGGTTCAGAAAATTCAGGATCGGGCGGTTTGGATCGTTCCGTGA
- the yedF gene encoding sulfurtransferase-like selenium metabolism protein YedF, with protein MTQVDARKLACPSPVLMTKEAIESNQPGEICVIVDNEASSQNVTRFLESQSYTVTVETKGAEFKLTGVRGEGGEKTETLTAPEKDAGGGDKKIMVMVSTDRMGYGDDELGLKLMINFLKTIGEMGDELWRLVFVNNGVKLAVIDSEVLDVLKNLESDGVHIMVCGTCLTHFDLLDQKRVGETTNMLDIVTAMQAADKVINI; from the coding sequence ATGACCCAAGTTGACGCCAGAAAACTGGCCTGCCCGTCGCCGGTTTTAATGACCAAGGAAGCCATAGAAAGCAATCAGCCCGGGGAAATCTGCGTAATCGTTGACAACGAGGCATCGAGCCAGAATGTCACCCGGTTTCTGGAATCCCAGTCCTATACGGTGACTGTGGAAACCAAGGGCGCAGAGTTCAAATTGACCGGGGTTCGCGGCGAAGGCGGCGAAAAGACTGAAACCTTGACCGCGCCGGAAAAGGACGCGGGTGGCGGCGACAAGAAGATCATGGTCATGGTTTCCACGGATCGGATGGGATACGGTGATGATGAACTCGGCCTGAAACTCATGATCAATTTTCTAAAAACCATCGGCGAGATGGGCGATGAGCTGTGGCGGCTGGTGTTTGTCAATAACGGGGTTAAGCTGGCGGTGATCGATTCAGAGGTGCTGGATGTGCTGAAAAACCTCGAATCCGACGGCGTGCATATCATGGTGTGCGGCACCTGCCTGACCCATTTTGATCTGCTGGATCAAAAGCGGGTGGGCGAGACCACCAATATGCTCGATATCGTAACCGCCATGCAGGCGGCGGATAAGGTCATCAATATATAA
- a CDS encoding nitronate monooxygenase: MIKTRITDLFGIEYPIQCGGMLWIATPELAAAISNTGAMGNLTSGNYNSADELRAAIDQTRSLTDKPFIVNITTMPSIRLPTELLQDFFRVCCEKQVTAIEIAGAPVDTFLGAEFIPLAKEAGVKVLHKVGTVKHAVHAEKVGYDAITIAGFEEGGFPHKDNVSTMVLVPKVREAVNLPMLAAGGMADGKSLAAALALGADGIMMATRFLATKESAVHSNIYQVLMDKGESDTVLQLQTLLAGFGLQIRALRNEIMDQIAEIEARGGDLSELLPLISGERARKVWKDGNAEEAMLTIGQSVGRINDIPAVAELIDRMVGEAREALESGLKSFV, encoded by the coding sequence ATGATTAAAACGCGCATTACCGATCTCTTCGGCATCGAATACCCCATCCAGTGCGGCGGCATGCTCTGGATCGCCACACCGGAGCTGGCAGCGGCCATCAGCAATACCGGCGCCATGGGCAACCTCACCTCCGGCAACTACAACTCAGCGGATGAACTGCGCGCGGCCATTGATCAGACGCGAAGTTTAACCGATAAGCCGTTTATCGTAAATATAACCACCATGCCCTCCATCCGGTTGCCCACCGAGCTTCTGCAGGATTTTTTCCGGGTCTGCTGTGAGAAACAGGTCACGGCCATTGAAATCGCCGGCGCACCGGTGGATACCTTTCTGGGGGCTGAATTCATTCCCCTGGCCAAGGAGGCCGGCGTCAAGGTGCTCCACAAGGTGGGAACGGTTAAGCACGCAGTTCATGCTGAGAAGGTGGGCTATGATGCCATAACCATAGCCGGTTTTGAAGAGGGCGGATTTCCGCATAAGGATAATGTCTCCACCATGGTGCTGGTGCCTAAAGTGCGGGAGGCGGTAAACCTGCCCATGCTGGCCGCCGGCGGAATGGCGGACGGCAAAAGCCTGGCGGCCGCCCTTGCCCTGGGCGCGGACGGCATTATGATGGCGACCCGGTTTCTGGCGACAAAGGAGAGCGCCGTGCACTCCAATATCTATCAGGTGCTGATGGACAAGGGCGAGTCCGATACCGTGCTCCAGCTCCAGACCCTGCTGGCGGGATTCGGTTTGCAGATCCGGGCGCTTCGGAATGAAATCATGGATCAAATCGCTGAAATCGAGGCGCGCGGCGGAGACTTGAGCGAGCTTCTGCCCCTGATCTCCGGGGAACGGGCCAGGAAGGTCTGGAAGGACGGCAACGCGGAGGAGGCCATGCTCACCATCGGCCAGTCTGTCGGCCGGATCAATGACATTCCCGCGGTTGCCGAACTGATTGATCGTATGGTGGGAGAGGCCAGGGAGGCGCTTGAATCCGGGCTTAAATCCTTTGTTTAA